The stretch of DNA atattctcgttggtacgaaattcgacatattcgaagtggaaaaaaacagtttgttacgcttcaactttttgacatatactgaaaaagacgggcgatgacagtagctttccaacgaatgtctggaaatttgattcactggaataataatcaagttacgcttttttttttgtaaaaccaaagaaacttaccggtacaccggTACCGGCAATAGCTCtcagatattttatttttcaaataaagtgattatcacatCCAGCCGGAAAAGAATGtaaatgctcaaaggaggaatcgattcctcatcggaaatacccagcgcaaataatacCCCCTTCCGCGATGATTGGAATTATCGATCGATTGCGGTATTCGTGAAAATTCGATAATAGAAGTGCTACTTCCACCAAACAATTCAGTTACTTTGATATGGTGAATATATATGAATATGGCATATCAAAGTAACCGAATTATTTCCATATCAAACCGAATGATCCCAAATCAAACATTTTGTATTCTCCGCTTTCGCATTTAGCACCTTTTATACGCAATCTGGGTCGAATAATCATCGATACTTCGTTTTTCTCTGTTCATTTTTCATAAGCATAATTATCATTTAAGGTAATGCAGAAAACAAGCCATCACCGAAAATTACCACTAGGAAAACGAGCGAAATGCTTAGTGGTGAAAAAAGTACTGATGAAACCAAGAGAATCGTGGAGCACATAATTGCAAAATCCGATCCAGACGATTTCGATGGAACGAATGCTGAGAAACATCGTAGCAATGACAACGTCACAGAATTCATCCAGGAACAAATCGAACTGGAACCTATTGATATAAAAGATGAGCTGGACGATGATGAAATGGATAACGACATGACAACTTACATCTCTAACAATTAGGACAACGAGTCTAACCGCTCTGAGCATAAACCGCGGCGTATGATGGATCATCTCGGGTGCCACCTACATATGATACATAGGATGCGAACCCCATCGAATTTTACGCCGTGCCAGCCCTTAATGAACATTTCGAAACGCACAGTTCAACTTCAGTTGTCTACATTGCCCGTTGCGGTTACGGATATGGACTGCGGTAAAATATCACATATGGAACATTCATGAAAAGCACATTGAGTATCACCGCGAATTCTGTGAGAGAATTTATGATAATTATCAAATACATAAAATTCACTTCCCATTAGTCAGAGCTTCTCCTACCGCACGCGGAAGCCCAGTACTGACCGAACATGTAAGTGAGATAATAGAGTAATTTTCGCCTAAAATAGATTTGTAATCaaattcatgatttttcaaggtgTGGTAACACGACTGTAAGTAACTTCCCCGGAAATAAGACTATTTAAACCTCAAGTGAACCCAGCAAACGGAAAAGATGACAGACGTGGAGCAGTGGAGCAAATTCCTAGTTATCCTCAAAAGATGGTAAATCAAGAAAAACTGAAACAAAGATCAAATTCCAAATCATATCACGGAAACGGAATGAATGGAATTAAACTGAAATGTTTCGGTAAGAGCAGCGTCATCAAACCGAATACTCTTCCGAAAATCATATAAACTTTTCCAAGGTTGTGAACTATTCCAGGTACCATAAAAATTCGAATCAATGTCGCTACTAGTTACCAGAACGTAATAGCACGAATACAAATACgagttcagtgaaaaatatttcaatgcATCGCTTCCTAAAACATCAGGAATCGAATACGCTAAACAACGCATACGTTAACATTCATAGTCACGAATTCCTAGTAAAggaattttgttatttcaattttatGGCGTTTTATCAAAGGTTGCTAAAATCAAAccaaattatttcaaataaaattgtAACAAATAAGATGTTCATGTTTAATTCTCTGTTACTTATCACTCCCATACCTCCTCCCagatttcttcttcttgaatggcactaagtaggtattacatttttattagtacactgcgtttcacaactatagaaccacgcatttttctgagtttccagatatGTAGGACATAAAGACTGTAGGACTGGCCATTCGAACTTGAACTCGAAAGTGCAATTGAGGCATGGTGATGTTATTTTATTATGGAGAATATTTGTGTAAATATTAGGAATTGTATAGCTTCATTTTTAAGTAAGAGTCAGAACTACATGAAATGGTAccgttttgactcaaattccgaacacttcattttaaaaactATGCTTACTGAACATCAATATTGTTTTGATACCTATAAATCTTATTATACGGAAGGGTGTACTTGCGTTTGCCTTGCTCTTACACATTTTCTCCCTTCACTCAGCTGGGGTCTTATTTCCTAATTTAACAATatgatttaaaatttttgcttATGGATTCGTCATTCGATCCGCGATGAGCCTTATCTGTCCGTAACACGtatgatcagaattttacttcatatgcaaatacacattctacatatatttatttttgcaattgtacatcggaacacatcgttcatatattttacttcagtattgaattgttttttttttttcaaatgtattctaagactggTGTCAGTGAAGCGCTACACAGTCTGATGAGTGAATTGATATATTTACGTACAAGAATCAAAACAAACTGTGTGATTTGCTCTtccctcacaaacactattaccccatgaaAACACGcgcttttacctatactactacaatggctttgTTCCACCTTCACATTAAGACAAAGCATATTCACTAATTGTTTTTCTCAGTGTGGTTAGTGATAAATTTGACGGTTGCATTTGTTTACATATTGATTGAGTGAAATGTCTCAGAGTGAAATATCcagggaaggaaggaaggtattgaattagagagactttaaactctgagagttcattcgtctcttaatatccaggggttagacatcaattgaatataggctacccaaaatcaaaatcaatatggcgtcatttgtttatcaacatatcatttacgaggattgaaatcgaaaaatgcgctgctttattctaactgcatgagcgatattCATATtttggtttcacatggaggtgttcacatttaacatggagtttaaagttagccactattcgactatataaccgcaccgagttgtacacaacagtaattgattgaaccaaaatgtcagtaaaccgcagcaatattgggtacatggCAATATGAGTGATTTGACGCATTGAGAGTATCCAACGATCCAACCATAATAGCGAAACTTGTGATAGAACATTCTTAGATATTGTTTAATACTTGATATAAAATATTGACAATAATATTTTAATGGTATGGTGGTATCGCAATGAAAAGTGCGATACCACGAACAGCATGGGGTTTCATTCTGTAGCTTGAATTTATTATATTCAATTCATGTTTCAGCACAACTATTTTACCATCCCCAAATAGGCAAAAAATGCTAACGGAATATACGGATAAATTCTAACGGAATATACCAAACTGTGGTGTCAGCTGACATATACATAACTGAAGTCTATATaggtgaaatatatatttagaaataATTCGAATAACCCGTTTAAATCGGTAACATTAAACCTTAAAGTGCATCTTGCATCTTGTTGAATTTTATTGCTTGCTTTTTCCTTCTAGCTGCTAGCATGGGAAATATAATTATAGAGTAGAAAGTAGTCAAAGGAACTCGTTTGTCGATATGGATGAGAAAAATTTTAAAGTTGATTTTATGAATGGCGAAAGAGCAAATCTCATTTACGAACAGATTAAAACGGAACCCATCGATATCAAGCACGAACCGTTCGAATTCGAAAAAGAAGGGAACGATGATGAGACGACTTCCAGCTATAACAACGAAAATGACGAATCTAGCCGCTCTGAAGGAAGATCTCGACTTAAAAAACGTTCGAAAGAGGTGAAAACTATAGCTAACAAATGTTACATCTGTGATAATATTCTCGAGAACAAAAGCGATTTCAATGATCATCTCAAGAGTCACACGAATATGTTACGCTACAAATGTTCACAGTGTAGCACAGAGGCAAAACCAATCGAAGCATCTACTGTGACGGCACTTAACAAACATTTCGAAACGCATGGCTTTGCATACGTTTGTACTCATTGCCCGCTGCGATATCGGACCTGGAGTTCGTTTGCATATCACGTACGGAATACGCACGACAAGCAGAAATCGGAATACCGCTGTCAATTCTGCGAAAGAGCTTTCAACAATTCTCAAGTGCATCGGAATCATGAGAACACTCACAAGAATCTCATCATGAAACGATTCAAATGTGAGCCCTGCCAAACGTTTTTCCGGTCGATGCAACATCTATTGCAGCATCAAACGTCCCTCGTGCACATCAAGCTTTTGCGTAAGTATTACGATGAATCAGGAATTAGGAAGTTTACTGAGTAACATCGCTTGAAGGGTTTAACATGTAATATTGTATGAAATAACACAACctctgaacaaaatatctgattGCCAGATTAAACACAACTCTGGATCTCAACGCACTATTGAATTCACTTTCCCAAGCATGTCGTTTGGAATGGGTGAAGCTTTTTTACCAGatgtataaatatgaaacaagtATTTTCTTAATACGGTTTATAATTGCATTACTATGCACCCCCGTTTTTGTATTCTGGTCGTTTTCACGCAATGCTCGGCACAAATCTATTATTTGCTATCGATAACATTCAGTATTCACGGTTTCGCCAGGTCTCAGCGGCTTACtataaaatatgatattttttgtcACATTAAACACAGAGCATTGTTTTCGCCCCAGAGCCAAGATATTCGACGCTTAGGATGCTCAAAATAATAGGCTTTGATAAGAGGCAATGGGACGAAGCAGCAGTTTAGACATTTTCTATGAAAATCTTCAAACTTATGAGTTGAAACCCGTATGTTGGCAAATTTCGGTTTCATAATTGTACATCTGGTACAAGTGCTTCAAGTGTGACTCATATTACCGAGTTAAATCACTTCAATCTAAATAAATATGATAATTATTCGCAATTTATTTATATCATCTTGTGTAATACAGAAAAAGCATCAACGCAGAAGCAGGTCATCAAGGAAAGGAGTGCAATACCCAGTGAAAAGAATAGAAATGACGAGGAGATGTTTGAAACTGAGAAACAAAGAATCACCACCAATTCGCAAGAGAACAATTATAACATtttgaagttgaatgaaattaGTGAAAGCAATAGCAAAATTCCAACTGTCAAATTGAATCCAAATGATGTCGATGAGAAAAATGCTGAAAATTCAATTCAGGAACAAATAGAACTAGAAACCGTTGATATAAAGAATGAATCATCGAAATCGGATGGTGAAGAAATGGTTGATGATGAGACGATTCAGAACTATGAGAAGACAAATGACGAAACTAGCTGTTCCGGCGGGATATCACGACGTCAGAATCATCCGAAGGAGGTGAAAACCATACCGAAATATGTAGTTTGTGCTTCGTAGGACATTTTTCTTTTCAGTTCAAGCGAACGCTCGGTTTGTATTAAACATTTTTTGGAGCATTCAAAATCGTCacttttgaaatcaaaatagtCAGCTTtcaatattgttcattataatgTTATTGTTTATAACatctcaaattacattcgaatacccctcacagcaaatcttcaaattgaatatgacgtcaattgtttgatatagcgaaaaaaagaaaaaaaaagttatttacaaATTGCTATTTTTTAATTGGGATATAGCCCAGTTGACATTCGCCCAGTTGAAACAGGTTCAGTTATCGAACAAATACTGTAAAACACACTTCAAACATTTTTGAACATCATCTGATGAAAGACTCGGTATGCTGATtgatgaaaaatagttttttttttgtggaaatcATGGATATCGCTCTATTATCCTCAGTTTCACTAAAGGCGCACGCAGTGGCGTTTATAATTAAtatctatataaaaatgaatttctgtctgtctgtctgattcttatggactcggaaactactaaaccgatcaacatgaaaattggtatgtgggggtttttggggccgggaaaggtttttatgatagtttgagacccctcccccttctctagagggggctgccatacaaatgaaacacaaatttctgaattactcgagaattaatcaagcaaacgaaaccaaatttggcatgtgaagatttttggatgcaataaatgtttctatggtggttagacactcctcccgctctctaagggtgggctgtcatacaaatgaaacacaaatttctgcataactcgaaaactaatcaaaattactaaaaaaaatatagcaaaatgtaaattcaacggggtcgattagaagaacaatcaatgaacagttctgcgattggacccatgaacttgctcataataagaaaacgtcaatgtttgaaggtattgatagcaacaaacaaattttgggcaggacgaagttagctgggtcagctagtaaacatCTATAAAACAATGGTCTAGTCAAAacttatattatgatgaaaataaaaaaaaaaatactgccaTTCAAACCATATAAGTCAGTAAATTATTTCCGAGTTTTATCTATTTATTTCCTAGATTGTCTTTATTCcagaacatgtcacgtttttataggAAACTTtaaacgttgataactatttttgctacgaacggattttaatgatttgtataccaatcgaatcggtagTTCTCTAAGTTTTGTTCCATGCATTACGATTCCCAAATTCGCTCGCTTTCAACTCATTGCGGTTTGTCTCGATACAAAGTCCAAGAACAAAATCACTACGAAATGTCGATGATGTTGAGAATGGAATACATCGCACACAGTGGTGCAATTTTCGCAACATCAAATCCGAAGAGGGGAGACATTGCGTCGATTGGTGAAGAGTGCTTATGTATTTTTGCGTCAAACGCACACATTGATTTTCAAAATGCTTCTTCTAAACATCGGTGATTCATCTTGTTCGGACGTTGTCTTGAACTAGATTTTTGAAgcaactttttttctttatcaGCAGCTCAAAACTGCAATGaactttatttaaaaataacattttttttgtaacaaGCTGTTACTCACATGAGTAGTTCTATGCTACAACTTCCTTTTTCTTCAACCAGCTAATTTCCGCCTAATATCCTCCTGTTTTCTATATTTAATTATCATTTCATCAATACAATTTCAATGTTAAGCATTTCACTCATATTTACCCCAGATAAACAATTGTTTAAACTTTAATTAATTtcacaattttctatttttgtatACTCATCAACCTTTTACTTtgcttttgttttattttgttgtcgATGACGTTTTTTTGTGCGCCGGTTGTCGCGCTCACCACTGGAGAGCGCTTGTATCATCTGACAGTGTTTCCAGCGGTGCCACAACAGCCCCTCTCCGTAATTCTGGTTTAAATCACGGATTGTAGCCAGACTTACAAACTTCGAATTCGGGCACCGCCAACCTCGTAACCGGTCGTTTGTAGACACCCTTGGTCGTCCGCAGTACCGCTTGCCTGACACGACCATCTATGCCCTTTACAACTTCCTCCACAACTCCACGAACCCATGTTTTCCTGTTCTCGCTATCCGCAATATAGACTACGACTCCAGGCTTTATTGGTTCTCGATCGACATACCACTTTGTACGTTTATTGATGAACGGTAAGTACTCCAACAGCCACCTCTGCCAAAGTTTCTCCGCTAACAACTGAGATCGCTTGTAGCTATCCCGCAATGCTTCTGCTTCGTTTACTGGAACGACGTACGCGCCACCTGGCGGATAACCTCGATGGAAATGATTTGGCGACAGTGCTTCGTCCGTATCCGATTCCTGGGGCATGTACGTCAATGGCCTCGAATTTATCGCATCTTCCGCCTcagtcaaaaccgtcaacaacaCCTCATCGGTTAGCTTTCGTCCATCGTCCAACGCTGACAACGCTTCTTTCGCTGATCGAACGAGTCGCTCCCATGCCCCGCCCATATGGGGAGCTGCCGGTGGATTAAAGTTCCATCTCGTTCTTGCATCTGTAAATGCTTCTTTGCATCTTATAATGATAGTTTGAATCACCTCCCTGCTCGCCGCTACAAAATTTGTCCCATTGTCCGAGAAGAACTCTGTTGGCATACCTCGCCGACAAGCAAATCGTCTTATCGCCATCAAGCACGCCTGACTCGACAAACTATGGGCGACTTCTAGGTGAATTGCACTTGTGAGTGGAAATAAAAACAACGTGTGAGTTGGTCAAAGTCTGAACaagtaatgaaaattttattacatCTATTTATCCTggtaaacgaacaacggttactaAGGTTGCTCCAGGATACTACCTATCAACTATTTAGATCGCAGGTTACTACTCCAACACTCCTCCTTAACCTACGATCCCGGTCAATTCCATGAATTGAATATGTTTCTGTTTCGCCAAAGCCTTTGTAAATCCGTCAGCCGGATGTTCGTGCGTAGGGATGTAGTGGAGCTTGATGTCACCTTTCTCAACAACATCCTTCACAAACTGGTAACGGATAGACACATGCTTCGTCCGGGGATTACATCCGTCGTTGCGAGTCATACATATTGCGGATTGATTGTCGCAAAATATCGCTATTGTCTGCTCACCGTCAATCTGCCGAAGAAGCTGCTGCCACCAGAGCGCCTCTTGTGTCGTTCTAGATAATGCGATGAACTCCGCTACACAAGATGACAAAGCCACGCATGACTGCCGCTTCACATTCCACGAGATGGCTCCTCCCATCTTCTTGAACACGTATCCCGTTGTTGATTTGCGCGTATCAGGATCTCCTCCCCAATCCGCATCTGTATGACCGGTCAACTGGGAATCGCCGCTCTTCAAGTACATCAACTTCTTGTCACATGTGCCACGAAGGTAACGCATAATACGTTTTACAGCCTCCCAATGCTGTCTTCCAGGGTTTGCAGAAAATTGACTCACCAAGTTAACTGCAAACGCTATGTCCGGTCTGGTTGCTTGTGCTGCATACAATAACGAACCAACCTTTTTCATCTCTTCTACTTCTTCCGGGGTCTTCGGGCACATCGACTTGTCTAGTTTATTGCCGGAATCCATTGGCGTTGCAACAGGCTTCGAATTCTCCATGTTGAATCTTTTCAAAACATCCTCGATGTAGTTTTTCTGATCAAGGAAAAGCTTTCCGTTCATTCGATCACGAGTTATCTGCAGTCCCAGGCAGAACTTCGCCTCGCCTATATTCTTCATTTTGAATCTGGAATTCAGGAAAGATTTCAGCTTCTTTTTGGCTTCTGCATCATTCGTGAACACTAGAAAATCATCCAAATAGATTGTTACGAATAGCATCTTTCCGTTTTTCTTGAAAGTGAAGTACAGGCACTGATCTACACTGGAACGAATCAGTCCGAACTCCTTCAACGCTTCATCCAGTTGTGTGTTCCACACCCTGCTTGACTGTTTCAGTCCGTACAATGCTTTTCGCAACTTGCACACCTTCGTGGAATCACCAACGTAGCCTTCAGGTTGTTCCATGTATATCTCTTCATCTTTGAGCTTTCCTTGCAGAAATGCAGTTACTGCATCAAGCAGCTCGATGTCGAGATCGTGTTGAACTGCCAACGCCATCAGCAAACGAATGGTAGAATATCTCACCACCGGAGAGTAAACTTCATTGTAGTCAACACCAGCGCGTTGGGAACATCCTTTTATAACTAGCCGTGCCTTGTACCTTTCGATATCGCCATCAG from Toxorhynchites rutilus septentrionalis strain SRP chromosome 3, ASM2978413v1, whole genome shotgun sequence encodes:
- the LOC129776675 gene encoding zinc finger protein 888-like; amino-acid sequence: MDEKNFKVDFMNGERANLIYEQIKTEPIDIKHEPFEFEKEGNDDETTSSYNNENDESSRSEGRSRLKKRSKEVKTIANKCYICDNILENKSDFNDHLKSHTNMLRYKCSQCSTEAKPIEASTVTALNKHFETHGFAYVCTHCPLRYRTWSSFAYHVRNTHDKQKSEYRCQFCERAFNNSQVHRNHENTHKNLIMKRFKCEPCQTFFRSMQHLLQHQTSLVHIKLLQKASTQKQVIKERSAIPSEKNRNDEEMFETEKQRITTNSQENNYNILKLNEISESNSKIPTVKLNPNDVDEKNAENSIQEQIELETVDIKNESSKSDGEEMVDDETIQNYEKTNDETSCSGGISRRQNHPKEVKTIPKYVVCAS